In Nitrososphaerales archaeon, a single genomic region encodes these proteins:
- a CDS encoding LLM class flavin-dependent oxidoreductase — MVKFGVQQGLNVARLGLNEDQQLTACMLADKLRYDSVWIMDHTNVPQWPNAIINDAWIFLAAASQVTKNVELGTCVTDAIRRHPSTVALQTVTLDRLSHGRAILGIGAGEAQNINDFGIQWDKPVGRFEEQLQVISLLFESSPSKRVNFEGKFYSLNSACLQTKPIRKPRPPMFLAAGAPRTLSLVGRFGDGWLPIAYTPELYEYHAKIIFDAAKENGRDIEKLELGLDIDVYFADDAEEAFAKLKNPLKVSLYKPEVLKVHNIQSKGEFDFRKYFTEYSMQNQDLIKKMREEAQIIPDDVARSAIAVGRPDDVIPIFERFIKAGVKHFVIRFWGSGYYKNIELFGNEVLPYFKDHKG, encoded by the coding sequence TTGGTCAAATTTGGGGTTCAACAGGGACTGAATGTTGCAAGGCTAGGACTAAATGAGGATCAGCAACTAACAGCATGTATGCTTGCCGATAAGCTGAGGTACGATTCCGTATGGATAATGGATCATACTAATGTACCACAGTGGCCAAATGCAATAATTAACGATGCATGGATCTTTCTTGCAGCAGCCTCACAAGTCACGAAGAATGTAGAGTTGGGTACTTGCGTTACAGATGCAATAAGGAGGCATCCGTCTACAGTAGCGCTTCAAACGGTGACCCTTGATAGATTATCTCATGGTAGAGCAATACTGGGTATAGGTGCTGGTGAAGCACAGAACATCAACGATTTTGGGATTCAATGGGATAAGCCAGTAGGACGTTTCGAAGAGCAGCTCCAGGTCATATCCTTACTGTTTGAGTCTTCTCCTAGCAAAAGGGTCAACTTTGAGGGAAAGTTTTACAGTCTGAACAGTGCGTGTTTACAAACCAAGCCCATTAGAAAACCCAGACCACCAATGTTTCTAGCAGCTGGTGCTCCAAGAACACTTTCACTTGTTGGAAGATTTGGAGACGGATGGTTGCCCATAGCATATACACCGGAACTCTATGAATATCATGCAAAGATAATTTTTGATGCGGCAAAGGAAAATGGGCGTGACATCGAGAAACTTGAACTTGGGTTGGACATTGATGTATATTTTGCAGATGATGCAGAGGAGGCATTTGCCAAATTAAAGAATCCTCTAAAAGTTAGTCTGTACAAACCTGAAGTCCTAAAGGTTCATAACATACAGTCAAAAGGTGAGTTTGACTTCCGCAAGTATTTTACAGAATATTCTATGCAAAACCAAGATCTCATAAAGAAGATGAGAGAAGAGGCGCAGATCATTCCTGATGACGTTGCTAGGTCAGCTATAGCTGTGGGTAGGCCTGATGATGTTATTCCAATATTCGAACGGTTCATAAAAGCTGGCGTAAAGCATTTTGTAATTAGGTTCTGGGGAAGCGGTTACTACAAGAACATCGAATTGTTTGGCAATGAAGTTCTTCCTTACTTCAAGGACCACAAGGGTTGA